From Rhopalosiphum padi isolate XX-2018 chromosome 2, ASM2088224v1, whole genome shotgun sequence:
aaataagtgTATCTTATATTTGTACCTATGTTGAGCTGGTACAATATTGTGCAGTACACGGAATGCGCCAGTTGAAAACTCTTGTGAAGTTGATGGGTTCACAGTGGGATCATATTCATTGTTATCACCGAGCACTTCGTCCGTAGTATAatttttacctaaataataggttatattatgacattacgcatataaatttaaagatttatacaATGTTGAATGACGGGtaaaatgtttttctatatTCTTTAAATGAGTATAAACCTACCTAAAATTATTGGCAAAAACTGTGTGTATGTAATATGTTGGATAATTGCACCAACGAATCTGCGAGATTCTTGGTATAACTTTTCATCAGACCACAAAGAATTCTCAGATTTTAGCTTAAACGCTACGTAATTGTGAAATCTCAAAAACATATTGTGAAAAAGTGCTATTCCAAGGTTCAAGTTTGCACGCGAGTCTCCTAAAACAGAGTATaacaatataggtatgtatattatagtacatggTACGTGGTCAGAAAATAGTGTCAACACATGGATAGCTTTACCGGAGCTGTACAAATATTTGTTGGTATCAGAAGACTTAAAGGACGAACGTGGACAAAACTCCTGGTTGTTATCAAGAACAGAAATTAACGCCCCACCAGTGAACGATCTCAGTTTCGATACAACGTCATCATTAGAACCATAAATCTGAGAACCGTCAATAAAGTGCGAAACATCGTCTATCTATAAAAACAGGTTtactattaaattgatttattagattaaaattgactaggtatgtaaaaaaaaattaattaaaactaagtacataattttatcaatgcaatcaaaatataacttaaacgGATTAGAAACTATAGATATGGATGAACTATAGATACTTctaaattttatatagtatttaaaataataatttattggcaTACTTTTAGCTTGATAACTATGAAAAAGTGGTTAGGtagaatataaacaatttaaattggaACGGCATTCAAGAAAATCATCCGTCGTCTTATTGgtcatcaatatttaattaaaaacaagctatataatattataggtattctaCACAGTAAAGATTTtcgtaatacattttcaataaataaaaaaagaaaatatgtacctaataaatatttttatatttaatattttggtcatattataatgtttaagagatataattgtttaaaaaatcgtaaaatagttttatctaCAACGGAAATCTTAGCAACTATTTGGTTTGGTAAACAATCAAATGTGTAAAAACCAAATAAGAAATACTGAGACTATCAgtgaaataacatattaacaatACTAACATGCCTTatgatatatatagttattatttaattttattgtatatgtgCAGACGGTCCTGTACTCTAGATTATAgagtatgataattttgagtGCGATGATATAAATCACGGAATTttctataatgaataataaataatataataataacttacaaaTGTCAATGGTTGTAAGGGACAACTATAGTTGTATGATGTCATTGCCCGAGTAAATCTCATGCACGTTGTGTTGTACTTTGAGTATATAGGATCATCTATGGGTATTTCGATGGTAGCTTCGCATGCTCTTGAAACCGaaggtttatttttatgtacacaacaatctgaaaaatgtatttaaattgtacttagAATAAGCATAAGTGTAATTTAATTACGAATTTCAAGAGGGTAGGTCTTATATggtttatacacattataactaatcatattattaaatatcaaatgaaAAATGTCATCATATTACCTTCACCGTTTGTATCAATTGCTAAGTTAGAAACATCATGAGCGACGAATTGACCCCATTGCATTAGTAGTTGGTTATGTTTGTCAGGGATtcttgtttgtttatttagaaACAGCTTAACTTGAATTTCTCTTGCACTCGGCAATGGTTTCCCATCAGATGATGTACGTAGTTTAGAGAtccctttaaaaaaatatataattataggtgcctatatacggcaataatataattattatctcaatatattattaacgcataatattagtaaaactcataaattataattggtgatatactttttttttttatgatagttgtaaaaataattagttactcaaagacattttttttccataatcgTAGCTTATTGCTAATTAAccgactttaaaataaatttaatttaaaaatcgtaatgatgtacaataaaatattatttataatatttttcaatatcaataataatatatttttctatttataaaaataattattcgacTAAGACTTGAACAGTGAACACACTAAATTCTCACATGGTTATCACTTATGGTTAGTACGTTAAGGAACCTTAACCTCCTTTAGCCTAACATACAATACAATCAATTAAACCATGCACATCAATACATCATCATTCACTGCCCAAATTtcactaaaactaaaaataaattcaacagcCAGGACAATCTTTACGAAGTAAACAGTCCACAatgagataaaaattatttactttctttaaaaaaaattaatttatcattattaagaTTAGCTAATAACCATAGTAGCTgatgctataaataataataataaataataatacaaattttactaCAATACTActaatataagatatttatatacaaatacaataaacattaatCATATGACATGctgttttttcaaatataaaataattgaataatattaatattaaactttattttaaagatatgtatagtagtatagtatctatataaattagttcaagtaataacaaatgtaaaatgggtatattaaaattgttattgtaataaataataatactattaatatatatcagACGCTATAATATTAGCGTTGGATTATGTagttcttaaaatttaatatttatcaaacataTACACCTAAAACAATATTGCTAATTTGTATCTGgactttcttatattattttcttattcacaaaacgataataattttgttcatacGTTTTGTAATGGCTAAATGTACCATATGGAAATAAGCCTGCAAagtgttgttttatatttatactatgaaattCAATTTGgtataaattgtatgtacttTACTCCTGTTAAAAGgtaaaattggaatttttacTAAACAATAATTTCAGCCTAAAATTAGTAAAACTAGATTTAATCTTTAATGCTATATATACTACAAACCAAATGTAAgtacgttttaataatttaaattgacctactaatttggttattattttaattattaaatgttttttctaagcttttttttttaagtaagttttAGCCGTAACTCTAAGTTTTTGATTTGTGGTATACTGGTATTTAAGACATGTGTTTCAATAGAACTGTAGACTAATATAATGCAGAGCATACAATCAATTCTTCAGTCtcctacaatatttaatattacgctTACATGGATATGTACGCGTGctggtgtattattattttaatatacatcatacacaattatcttagtttaaaatttaaaatattaaactataaaaatattataataacgatttatattaaaaccttCAACAGTAAAAATCATCAATACTCTCCCTATTCTATATGTTATGTggttgtatatcatatataaaatacCACATAGATATGAACaattgtttaaacaataattattaattaccatcGCTGTAGTGTGCGTCGACAAGTCTGATGAATGGGGTGTTCGATGAACCCCAAATTGGGTTGTTTGGATTGTTACACGTCCCATTGCTAGTTCTGTATATGTCACTATAATCACACGAAACAATAGGTGCACACTGGTCGAAATACTCTCTGTTTTTCATTGCAAAgtgatctttatttttaatgactgcGTGCTGTGACTATTTTAAAGGAGTATAGCTACGttattatgaaacataatataaatataaactattgagaaaatataaatataatctattataaatggttaatataaaaatcgttcTTATCAATGTATTAAATAACTCATTGTTACTTTTTTCCGTATATTTTTCAaccattaattgtttttttacatacattttttttgatctttgtttaatgaatatattttttattttttagaatattcttCATctgtattaaaaacttaataagtaattaacGTTTTGTTACCGATTTAAAATGcgtaaaaaaagataataaaaatgcataaagtCAATAAATGACTtatctattgtattattataaccatattttatgatctgtatattatttacaaattatattagctatgctttacaaacatttttgaatttttcttactttttcaaaaacgttttcCTAAATAAACATCACACgaggatataataattataattttattacactaatactagtagtttataaaaataaacatctttcatatttatgtttaatttattatttttatatagttcatTAATCGATATCCATCAAtagacacatattttataaatttacaaattattagataataaaacaTAACCCATCCATAGAAATACAGCTAAAATATTCCCAATTGACttatatacatagtttttaattgtattattattgttgttcaataaatatatatatatatatatatatatacattatattgacctcattatatatttattttatcaaattgaaaGAAACTAATTTATGGCACATTCGACCCACTgtaggaatttaaaaatttaagctaTAATGATAAGAGTTTGTTTAACGGttaatgtcaatatattatCTCTGAGTTCTGATAATCatacgtgtaatataataaattaatttacctactTAACAGTGGTTAGGAACAACGTTTATTCTACGTGAATATTAAAGGCAATAAAtcgaactaaaattattaaattgaaacacGTGAATATTGagataacgtttttattttgatatattttaatcattttatttagtgttatacatacatacatttaagtTATATATGTCGCATCATTTTTGTTATGATctaggtattaaaaatttatggttaagtcatgaataatattttcattatattctatttatataaaatattttattttatagtttttaataatggtCGTCTGCTGGTGCTATCTATTGAAAgtgcatatttaaatattttaaaatttataagaacatattaagaaaaatttaaacagTACTATGATTATAACGATAACAcgcaaataatttaaactgttttatattcaccattagaataaattaaacatcGTTGAATATCTCGATATCTTACTAGTGGTCTGTGCTCTATATAACACAGACTACTTAAATCATTAGGCATTTCTCTCTGTAAATAGTTGTATGCCCTTAGTCCTTTTTTATGAATCCACCAAACGGAGGAAACagattcattaataaataaataaaaaagaaacgtaaccaataatatataattatactccaACCTGATGCAAATATTTACGCACGGCTATATGtaattatcgtattttattttacctgtaCAAATTGGTCGTCTAACAAAAAATCGATCACTGACATCAAAAATGTGATAATCAGTACCgaaaatatgaagaaaataaccaaaaattgACTTCTATAGGCATGCAGCGGTTTTGTGTCCTTATCGTTTGTGTGCTGAAGCAGGCCACTgaaagaacaaaataaattatgatgtagtgttgcatatttaaaaacacattacaGTGTATACTTACATCGTTTCTCCATTCTTGGTCCACGTTTCTAATGCAATGTCGTTTATCATttcgaattaaataaaataaccatttaaatAGTTGTTATAAAAGTGCATTATTCGCACGTCACCCAGAGTTTATAGCCAGACCAACTGAATGTACCATAACTACTGATATCTGAACATAGCACACTGTATAGTATACCTACCAACACAAACGgctgataacattttttattaattacaatcgTATCGATTATTGTTGATAGCTTGCTACCTATATAATcgataattatttcatatacatactttttgttatacctatttgattattattattatattatgtaaaaataattattaataataactaattaatgatTACGAATAATATAATCTGCCATatagagtattttaataaaaatgtataattataaataacaaaatataggtaaaatttgaaatgattaccctatattatatgctgtattttaatattttgttttaaattttaatgtaaaaagttaaaatgtaaataaaaataaaaaataatttaaaaacctaaatgcatttatttttaaaacgccGGTCGTATCGGttgttttttttactgtaacatATTTAGAAAAACAATTGAGAAAATCGAAAATTGGCTTCCGTTCAACAACAAgagacaaaataatttttgtactgACAAATTGAAGCAAGAATTTTTGATGTATTTGACTTTcacataaattatcaaaaattatgcGATTACGTGGTacaaatattaggtaatttaaacaatgtattttattgtaatgtcATGCAATACagtgcataataatttattaggtgcatttcatagatttaaatattggaaaattaatatttaataattaacaataatattatattattgttataaaaacaataaaatgggtaaatataatatggcgatctatattattactgtaggtacctacaatattttataagctggattttaatatatgaatatcaaGGAATTTCATTTTGAAAGGTAaacgttcattattattatatgtacattgtacatttgtacaccAAAgtctaaaaatacataattattaattattatatattatatagtttataaaaagtaaGGTATGTATAagcaagttaaataataataacgtatatttcgatagtatttatataatttgtttaagcaTACCAAATAAATACTTGGACATATGCATCTATATAGAACTTATATAGATTTATGTATTTCTCGTTGAGTTCTATACGACTATACTTACACAGGtaggtatatagttttatatgtgGTGCGTCAAAACGTCTTGTCCGGAAAATGTCTATTCGGACAACGACCGCGCGCGCGTCCTCCCAGCTCGTGTATGGCTCATATACACCGGGCGAAGAAGTGTTTATTCCAAACACACCATCAATCTCCTTCAGCAATGACccgaaacaattatttaatttttgttttaattggtTGGCTCCCGGGCTGCGGTTATATATCCGCGAGAGGAAAACGGAATAATATCCCGAGTGTGTGTACGCGTATATACGAACGCCGAAGGGATACCCTGCAGGTTCTGTGCTGGGTGTTTCAGGTTGACAGCGCGCTTGATCGATGACCATAACTCCACGTCCTACACATAAAACACTCCCCCACCCAACATCTATCCATATTATATGCTTTTCCTCTTACCCTGTATCGTCACATGACGCCCACGGACCATCCCCGCTCGCGCACATGCACTATCCTGCACGGTGTATACTTCTCCCTTGCACGACTCACACGCGCGCGCTATAGCTccttcacccccccccccctaccCCCTTGCTACAATATTACCATCAGCCTCCGGACGGTGAACAAACCACTTCACCCCAAcctggtgtataataataataatcacagatGCCGGTGATCGGCCGTGTACGCGTGGGAGCAGAGTCCGTCGATTTCTATGCCCCCAAAAAAATATCCCAAAACTCAGCAGTGCAGTTGTTTTTGGCGGTCTTTATTTGCGATTgcctaaaaataatacaattaaaacacgTTAATatcgcaatattatattatatacgactatTATGTATCTTGGATTGGATATGTTTTTTCGTCAAAATTACCTCACAAATTTCAGCACTGGTTTAAAATaaacgttaatataatatgtacatattaaatgtataatataccaatgAAAAACTCTTTTTAGTGTAAAGACCGTATAGGGATCACTAttctataacataaaaataaaaataaaattgtcataaGCTGTATGTATGCAAAGCTTGTCCAATCAAGAGTTAAccgtttttaatgaatataatacgaataataaaatatacgaaaaacatgtcaaaaattaataattgaatcatatttttaagaataattaaaata
This genomic window contains:
- the LOC132922179 gene encoding peroxidase-like, which codes for MINDIALETWTKNGETIGLLQHTNDKDTKPLHAYRSQFLVIFFIFSVLIITFLMSVIDFLLDDQFVQSQHAVIKNKDHFAMKNREYFDQCAPIVSCDYSDIYRTSNGTCNNPNNPIWGSSNTPFIRLVDAHYSDGISKLRTSSDGKPLPSAREIQVKLFLNKQTRIPDKHNQLLMQWGQFVAHDVSNLAIDTNGEDCCVHKNKPSVSRACEATIEIPIDDPIYSKYNTTCMRFTRAMTSYNYSCPLQPLTFIDDVSHFIDGSQIYGSNDDVVSKLRSFTGGALISVLDNNQEFCPRSSFKSSDTNKYLYSSGDSRANLNLGIALFHNMFLRFHNYVAFKLKSENSLWSDEKLYQESRRFVGAIIQHITYTQFLPIILGKNYTTDEVLGDNNEYDPTVNPSTSQEFSTGAFRVLHNIVPAQHRFIDSNSTTVQIVNVTDWMNCPYLLQQGSNYDQLLRGLLCTEGRLSQPSYNPLISNLMFHSNNSIGVDLLSYDIQRGRDTGLPPYNKMRQLCGLPIAKSFDDLSDIIPADDIYDLETLYSSVDDIDFIVGALLETPEDDALVGNTSRCIIGDFFYRSRVGDRFFYDTKGQSGQFSKNQLEIIKSINLNHIICTTSSVNNLQKNIFTKVDNGWYSSMKWSCSEKYMIDFKPWKEELD